The sequence AATTCCAATGGTAGAGTTTATGGAATGTTTTATGAGGTTAGTGGCAATGCAGCATCCCAGTCACAATTCTATATTACGGACAGTATCAACCATTTTGTAACTGGGTCACTCTATTTTTACGCGAAACCTAATTATGATTCTATTCTTCCTGCAGCTTTTTATATGCAAAAAGATGTTAGACGGATAATGGAAACCTTACGCTGGAAAGAATAACATTATTCCGTAGCCAATAACGCTTCTGCTTTTTTAATACTGGAATTAATCTGTTCCTTCAGCGCGTTCACCTTAGCTTCTTCTTCATTTAACCATCCTTGTTTTTCTTCGGAAAGTTCTTTTCCGTCTAAAATTTCATCAGAATCAAAACGGTTCCCAAATGACATCATCCAGTCCATCATATTAGTATTGGCCGCTTGAAGGTCTTTCATAGCTGCTTCGTATTGACGACCGGTTTCGGTCGTGTCTACTTTGCTTTTGAGTTCTCCTACCAATTTCCCTAATTTCCCCATTTTGGGCATTACCTCATCATGAACAGCCATTACTTGCTCCATTTGAGTTGGTCCTTCAGGCACTTTTTTTTCTTCCTTACATGCAGTTGCAAAAAGCAAAAGCGCAATTAAAAACATGGGATATTTCATTATTTCTTTCTTTTGTTCAAATGTATTTATTTTTCAATATATGGATCCAAACCTAAATCATACATTTTTTCAGTCATAATGCTTACAACGCGATCCGCTTTATCGGGGTGTCCACTTTCAAAAGGAGGTTGTGGGTCATACTCTAAATTTAATGCTACAAACTCGGCATAGTTACGACCTAAAATTTTGTCTACCAGAGCCATGCTCATATCAATGCCAGCAGAAACTCCCGCGCTTGTCCAGTATTTACCATCATTTGTGTAACGCTCTTTAACAAAAGTTGCTCCATATTCGGCCAATTTTTCTTCGGCACGGTACCAATGGGTAGTTGCATTTTTTCCTTTTAAAAGTCCTGCTGCACCTAAAATCCAAGCGCCAGTGCACACACTAACTGTATATTTGCTGTTTTGGTCAATTTTACGCACCCAATCCAATAGCTCTTGATCTTTGGTGGCTTGGTATGTTTCTATAAAACCTCCAGGAATGACCAACATATCCAGCTGTTCAATATCTTCAATCCCGTACTCAACTTCAATTTTCACCTTGTCACTGCTGGTAATGGTTCCTTTGTTCCTTCCTATGAGTATTTTCTCGGTAGGGAACATACTGTTCAATACGGAAAGCGGCCCCATGGCATCCATAGTAAAAAAACCATCATAAAGTAAAATCCCAATGCTTTCAATGGTATCCGTTGGGACCTCGTATAAAACGGCCATAGACTCTGTGTGTCCCATAAGGGCCAATTCTTCATTGGAATAGGCCGTGCCATCTGGTTTTAAGTTACGATCTTGTTTTTTTACCACTGCCTTTTCGTGGGCATTTGTATTGGAAGGGGTCTGTTTTTCTTGGCATGATAGAAGCCCTATTACTAAAAAGATGATTATTGTATTTTTCATTTTGTACTTTTTTTTGGATTAAAAATTCTTGAGGTTAATAGGTAAAGACTGAATCCTGAAAGGATGGTTACCAATCCAAACAGGGCAAACGCCCTAAGCAAAAGGTTGTTGAAGTTATCCCGCTCTTGATAGTCCATGGTATGAAGCATCCAAAAGAAATCAAAAACACGCCATTTGTTGCTTCTAAAGGTTTGTACGTTCCCATATTCGGTAGAAACATATACGGTTGTGTTCGCAGGCTCATCAAAAGTAATGGCGTATGCAGGTAATGGTCTGCCCCTATACTCATGATGTTTCCCCGTTTCGGTTAGATATTCTACCATTGTTATTGGAGCATTTACGGAAAGTTTTGCTTTGGCCACATCTATGCTTTGTTTCTTACTCAATGAGGGTAGTTTTTGTCCAGTTTTTGCATCAAATAGAAAAACTTTTTCACCCTCTCCCGTCCGTACTATCAATCTATAAGCGGGATGATTTAGATTTGAGAAAACTTCTAAAGAAACAATACTGTCGTTATCCCCAAGATTCTGAGTGAATATTGATGGAGACACTAAAGTATCTGAGACAAAAATTGGGGCATCTTTTTTCTTTAGGGTACTGCCTCGTATTTCCTCAATGTTGGTCCAACTGAAATAGAGACCGCCAAGGGTCCAAAGAAAGAATTGGATTCCTAAGATAACGCCCAAATAGCGATGCCATTTTCGATTAAGTTGAATAAGTTTTCTCTTTGTCATAATGGTAAGCCCGGAAGCATTGCTTCCGGGCATTTTTGGTTAAAATCTATAAATAACTGAACTTCCAAAGGTTAATGGCGCTGCTGTCCTAACATTTCTACTTCCAAAACTAGTATCCGCATTTCCAAAGGCCAAGTAGGTTTCATCCGTGAGGTTTTGTCCCCAAATAGCCAATTGGTAATTTTTATACCCAAAAGTGACCCTAGCGTTCAGCAATGTGTATGAAGGTTGTTCCAAGGTATTTTGAATATCTGTATAGTAACGGCCTATACTTCTAAGTTCCGTTCTAAAGGTTCCCTCGATTTCTTTAGAAAGGCCTGCGGTATATTGAGCGCCTAGAAATAATGTATACTCAGGTGCATTACCCAGTGAGTTACCGCTAATATCTGTACGTACCTCTTCTCCAGAAAGGAAATCCTGCCGAACCAGTTCAAAATCCTTGTACTCAGTGTCCGTAAATCCAAAACTTGCATCAAATTGTAAT is a genomic window of Flagellimonas sp. CMM7 containing:
- a CDS encoding DJ-1/PfpI family protein, with amino-acid sequence MKNTIIIFLVIGLLSCQEKQTPSNTNAHEKAVVKKQDRNLKPDGTAYSNEELALMGHTESMAVLYEVPTDTIESIGILLYDGFFTMDAMGPLSVLNSMFPTEKILIGRNKGTITSSDKVKIEVEYGIEDIEQLDMLVIPGGFIETYQATKDQELLDWVRKIDQNSKYTVSVCTGAWILGAAGLLKGKNATTHWYRAEEKLAEYGATFVKERYTNDGKYWTSAGVSAGIDMSMALVDKILGRNYAEFVALNLEYDPQPPFESGHPDKADRVVSIMTEKMYDLGLDPYIEK
- a CDS encoding PepSY domain-containing protein; the encoded protein is MPGSNASGLTIMTKRKLIQLNRKWHRYLGVILGIQFFLWTLGGLYFSWTNIEEIRGSTLKKKDAPIFVSDTLVSPSIFTQNLGDNDSIVSLEVFSNLNHPAYRLIVRTGEGEKVFLFDAKTGQKLPSLSKKQSIDVAKAKLSVNAPITMVEYLTETGKHHEYRGRPLPAYAITFDEPANTTVYVSTEYGNVQTFRSNKWRVFDFFWMLHTMDYQERDNFNNLLLRAFALFGLVTILSGFSLYLLTSRIFNPKKSTK